Proteins encoded by one window of Cannabis sativa cultivar Pink pepper isolate KNU-18-1 chromosome 4, ASM2916894v1, whole genome shotgun sequence:
- the LOC133037219 gene encoding glucan endo-1,3-beta-glucosidase 8-like produces the protein MVEASSSRLVGVVLMVGIILMMKFENGESNIGVNWGTMASHPLHPNIVVNLLKDNGINKVKLFDADDWTVSSLYGSGIEVMLGIPNDMLKKMASDYDNAKDWVKHNVTKHLRDDHGGTDIRYVGVGNEPFLTSYNGTFIKLVLPALKNIQKALNEAGLGDKIKATIPQNADVYESSSNTPSDGNFRNDIKDLMHDIVSFLNDNKSPFMVNIYPFLSLYDNPNFPRDFAFFDGGSKSINDKNNLNYDNVFDANHDTLVWSLKKAGFPNMKIIVGEVGWPTDGDKDATVDLAKKFYSGLLKRLAKNKGTPLRPGHIETYLFSLFDEDIKSVAPGFFERHWGIFRYDGQPKFSMDFSGEGHEKMPIGAKGVQYLEKKWCVLDSSVKNMSAVGSEVNYACSMSDCTSLGPGTSCEKLNQRDSASYAFNIYFQMNDQSVEACDFSGLAKIVTQNASRDGCLFPIQIESSAVVIGLGSHMFRTLVAATLVMTLLVIL, from the exons ATGGTCGAAGCTAGTAGTAGTAGGTTGGTGGGGGTGGTTTTGATGGTTGGAATAATATTAATGATGAAATTTGAGAATGGAGAGAGCAATATAGGAGTAAATTGGGGAACAATGGCATCTCACCCATTGCATCCAAACATAGTGGTGAATCTTCTAAAAGACAATGGGATTAACAAAGTGAAGCTTTTCGACGCAGATGATTGGACAGTGAGCTCATTGTATGGGTCTGGTATTGAGGTTATGCTTGGAATCCCAAATGACATGCTTAAAAAGATGGCTTCTGATTATGACAATGCCAAAGATTGGGTCAAGCATAATGTCACCAAACATCTTCGTGATGATCATGGAGGAACTGATATCAG GTACGTTGGTGTAGGAAACGAACCCTTCTTAACAAGTTACAATGGAACATTCATAAAACTAGTATTACCAGCACTAAAAAACATACAAAAGGCACTAAACGAAGCCGGCTTAGGAGACAAAATCAAAGCCACAATACCTCAAAACGCCGACGTTTATGAGTCTTCATCCAACACTCCCTCAGATGGAAACTTTCGCAACGACATAAAAGATCTCATGCACGATATAGTCAGTTTCTTAAATGACAACAAATCACCTTTCATGGTCAACATCTACCCTTTCCTCAGCCTCTACGACAACCCAAACTTCCCACGAGACTTTGCCTTCTTCGATGGTGGTTCCAAGTCCATAAACGACAAGAACAACCTTAATTATGACAATGTTTTTGATGCCAACCATGACACCTTAGTTTGGTCCTTAAAGAAAGCAGGCTTCCCCAACATGAAAATCATAGTTGGGGAAGTTGGTTGGCCAACCGACGGTGACAAAGATGCCACAGTCGATTTGGCCAAGAAGTTCTACAGCGGGTTATTAAAAAGGTTGGCTAAAAATAAAGGAACCCCTCTTCGACCCGGCCACATAGAAACTTATCTTTTCAGTCTTTTTGATGAGGACATAAAGAGTGTGGCGCCGGGATTTTTCGAACGACATTGGGGTATCTTTCGTTACGATGGACAACCCAAATTTAGTATGGATTTTTCTGGAGAAGGTCATGAAAAAATGCCAATTGGGGCTAAAGGGGTTCAGTATTTGGAGAAGAAGTGGTGTGTATTGGATAGTAGTGTGAAGAACATGAGTGCAGTGGGAAGTGAAGTGAACTATGCTTGTTCAATGTCGGATTGTACTAGCTTGGGACCAGGGACTTCGTGTGAGAAGTTGAATCAGAGAGACTCTGCTTCTTATGCTTTTAATATTTACTTTCAAATGAATGATCAGAGTGTTGAGGCTTGTGATTTTAGTGGTTTGGCAAAGATTGTGACACAAAATGCTTCTAGGGATGGTTGTTTGTTTCCTATTCAAATTGAGAGTTCTGCTGTTGTTATTGGTTTGGGTTCTCATATGTTTCGCACTTTGGTTGCAGCAACTTTGGTCATGACATTGCTAGTGATTTTGTAA